One window of Bacteroides sp. AN502(2024) genomic DNA carries:
- a CDS encoding IS3 family transposase: MKTLCGLFGMSSQAYYKKKKNLLSRHQIRTAILDAVFFYRSKAPGIGGLKLYHELRSLYGSEITGGRDAFLHLLRSERLMLPPKKPRHTTDSHHLYKKYPNLIKGVTAQYPNHIWVCDITYIWIEGGVCYLHLVTDMYSHAVLGWVLSPSLHAEYTLQALEQAINEAGGGNLCGTIHHSDRGVQYACDAYIDTLVTHHIRVSMTEDYNPTDNAVAERMNGILKTEWIYGMSLFRDKEMAREQITRMIDFYNNGRPHMSIGMKKPMDVYHGEVPGKSLWKK; this comes from the coding sequence GTGAAAACCCTTTGCGGACTGTTTGGCATGTCTTCCCAGGCCTATTACAAAAAGAAAAAAAATCTTTTGTCGCGTCATCAGATCAGAACAGCCATCTTGGATGCCGTCTTCTTCTACCGCTCAAAGGCTCCGGGCATCGGTGGTTTGAAATTATACCATGAGCTCCGCTCCCTTTATGGAAGCGAGATAACCGGAGGGCGGGATGCCTTCCTTCATCTGCTGCGTTCGGAACGCCTTATGCTGCCCCCGAAGAAACCCAGGCATACGACGGACTCCCACCATCTTTACAAGAAGTATCCGAATCTGATCAAGGGGGTAACGGCACAATACCCGAACCATATCTGGGTATGTGACATCACTTACATCTGGATTGAAGGTGGCGTATGCTACCTCCATCTTGTAACGGACATGTACTCACATGCCGTTTTAGGATGGGTGCTCTCTCCCAGTTTGCATGCCGAATATACGCTACAGGCACTGGAACAGGCCATCAATGAGGCCGGAGGTGGCAATCTTTGCGGCACAATCCACCATTCCGACCGGGGGGTACAGTATGCCTGCGATGCCTATATCGACACACTGGTCACTCATCATATACGTGTGAGCATGACTGAAGATTACAACCCGACGGACAATGCGGTAGCAGAAAGGATGAATGGCATCCTGAAAACGGAATGGATATACGGCATGTCGCTGTTCAGGGATAAAGAGATGGCACGGGAGCAGATTACGCGAATGATTGACTTCTATAATAATGGACGACCGCATATGAGCATAGGTATGAAAAAACCCATGGACGTATATCATGGAGAGGTGCCGGGAAAATCATTGTGGAAAAAATAA
- the gdhA gene encoding NADP-specific glutamate dehydrogenase: MNIQKIMSSLEAKHPGESEYLQAVKEVLLSIEDIYNQHPEFEKAKIIERLVEPDRIFTFRVTWVDDKGEVQTNLGYRVQFNNAIGPYKGGIRFHASVNLSILKFLGFEQTFKNALTTLPMGGGKGGSDFSPRGKSDAEIMRFCQAFILELWRHLGPDMDVPAGDIGVGGREVGYMFGMYKKLTREFTGTFTGKGLEFGGSLIRPEATGFGGLYFVNQMLQTKGIDIKGKTVAISGFGNVAWGAATKATELGAKVITISGPDGYIYDPDGISGEKIDYMLELRASGNDIVAPYAEKYPNATFVEGKRPWEVKADIALPCATQNELNGEDAQNLINNNVLCVGEISNMGCTPEAIDLFIEHKTMYAPGKAVNAGGVATSGLEMSQNAMHLSWSAAEVDEKLHAIMHGIHAQCVKYGTEPDGYINYVKGANIAGFMKVAHAMMGQGIV, encoded by the coding sequence ATGAACATCCAGAAAATCATGTCCTCTTTAGAGGCAAAGCATCCCGGTGAATCTGAATATCTTCAAGCAGTGAAGGAAGTGCTTCTTTCTATCGAAGATATCTACAACCAACATCCTGAATTTGAAAAAGCTAAAATCATAGAAAGATTGGTGGAGCCCGACCGCATCTTCACTTTCCGTGTGACATGGGTGGACGATAAAGGCGAGGTACAGACCAACCTCGGCTATCGTGTACAATTCAACAATGCGATAGGCCCTTATAAAGGCGGTATCCGTTTCCATGCATCCGTTAATCTTTCCATTCTGAAGTTCCTCGGTTTCGAACAAACATTCAAGAATGCACTGACTACCCTGCCTATGGGTGGCGGTAAAGGTGGTTCCGATTTCTCTCCGCGCGGTAAGAGTGATGCTGAAATCATGCGTTTCTGTCAGGCATTTATACTGGAGTTGTGGCGCCATCTCGGTCCCGACATGGATGTGCCTGCCGGTGATATCGGTGTAGGAGGACGTGAAGTGGGCTATATGTTCGGCATGTACAAAAAACTGACTCGTGAATTTACCGGTACATTCACTGGTAAAGGATTGGAATTCGGCGGTTCATTGATCCGTCCGGAGGCTACCGGTTTCGGAGGACTGTATTTTGTCAATCAGATGCTTCAGACCAAAGGGATTGATATAAAAGGTAAGACAGTGGCAATCTCCGGTTTCGGTAACGTTGCCTGGGGAGCAGCTACGAAAGCTACCGAACTAGGTGCCAAAGTAATCACGATTTCCGGTCCGGACGGATATATCTACGACCCGGATGGTATCAGCGGTGAAAAGATTGACTATATGCTCGAACTGCGCGCTTCCGGTAACGATATTGTGGCTCCTTATGCCGAGAAATATCCGAACGCTACCTTTGTAGAAGGCAAGCGCCCGTGGGAAGTGAAAGCAGACATCGCACTCCCGTGTGCCACCCAGAATGAATTAAATGGAGAAGATGCTCAAAATCTCATCAACAATAACGTACTTTGCGTCGGAGAGATTTCCAACATGGGATGTACTCCCGAAGCAATCGACCTTTTCATTGAACATAAGACAATGTATGCTCCGGGTAAGGCTGTCAACGCAGGTGGTGTTGCGACTTCCGGTCTGGAGATGTCTCAAAACGCCATGCACCTAAGCTGGAGTGCAGCCGAAGTGGACGAAAAACTCCATGCAATCATGCACGGCATCCATGCACAATGCGTGAAGTACGGCACGGAACCCGACGGATACATTAATTATGTGAAGGGTGCCAACATTGCCGGATTCATGAAAGTGGCTCACGCAATGATGGGACAAGGCATTGTTTAA
- a CDS encoding PEP/pyruvate-binding domain-containing protein: MLSKYKLNQLYFKDTQFANLMTRRIFNVLLIANPYDAFMLEDDGRIDEKIFNEYTSLSLRYPPRFSQVTTEEEALAQLENMSFDLVICMPSTGDNDSFDIGRHIKEKYEHIPIVILTPFSHGITKRIINEDLSAFDYVFCWLGNTDLLVSIIKLIEDKMNLEHDVREVGVQLILLVEDGIRFYSSILPNLYKFVLKQSQEFSTEALNAHQRTLRMRGRPKIVLARTYQEAMEIYHKYQNNILGVITDVRFPKVDRGEKDGLAGIKLCAEIRKSDPFVPLIIQSSESENASYATKYGASFIDKNSKKMDVDLRRIVSDDFGFGDFIFRNPATGEEIARVRNLKELQNILFAVPAESFLYHISRNHVSRWFYSRAMFPVAEFLKPITWNSLQDVDAHRKIIFEAIVKYRKMKNQGVVAVFKRDRFDRYSNFARIGDGSLGGKGRGLAFIDNMVKRHPEFEEFENARVAIPKTVVLCTDVFDEFMDTNNLYQIALSDADDATILKYFLKAKLPDRLVEDFFTFFDVVKSPIAIRSSSLLEDSHYQPFAGIYSTYMIPYLDDRYEMLRMLSDAIKGVYASVYFRDSKAYMQATSNVIDQEKMAVILQEVVGNQYGDRYYPSMSGVARSLNYYPLGDEKAEEGTVNLALGLGKYIVDGGMTLRFSPYHPNQVLQTSEMEIALKETQTRFYALDMKNVGQDFSIDDGFNLLKLHVKEAESDGALRYIASTYDPYDQIIRDGLYPGGRKVITFANILQHDVFPLARILQLVLKYGEQEMRRPVEIEFAATMSREHDKTGTFYLLQIRPIVDSKEMLDEDLNEIPDEEVILRSYNSLGHGVMNEIYDVVYVKTDHYSASNNQAIAWEIEKINQQFLNEGKNYVLVGPGRWGSSDTWLGIPVKWPHISAARVIVEAGLTNYRVDPSQGTHFFQNLTSFGVGYFTINAFMNDGVYNQDFLNAQPAVQETNYLRHVRFEKPVIVKMDGKKKLGVVLMPGT, translated from the coding sequence ATGCTTAGTAAATATAAATTGAACCAGCTTTACTTCAAAGACACTCAATTTGCCAACCTGATGACAAGGCGGATTTTTAACGTGTTGTTAATCGCTAACCCTTACGATGCTTTTATGTTGGAAGATGACGGGCGTATTGATGAGAAGATTTTCAATGAGTATACGTCTTTATCTTTGCGTTATCCGCCTCGTTTCTCACAGGTCACTACGGAAGAGGAAGCATTGGCGCAGTTGGAAAATATGTCGTTCGACCTGGTGATTTGTATGCCGAGCACGGGAGATAATGACAGTTTTGACATCGGTCGGCACATCAAAGAGAAATATGAGCATATTCCTATTGTCATTCTGACTCCTTTTAGCCACGGTATTACCAAACGGATTATCAATGAAGATTTGAGTGCGTTTGACTATGTATTCTGCTGGTTGGGTAATACCGACCTGTTGGTGTCTATCATCAAACTGATAGAGGACAAGATGAATCTGGAGCACGATGTGCGGGAAGTCGGCGTGCAACTGATTCTTCTGGTGGAGGATGGCATCCGGTTCTATTCTTCCATTTTGCCGAATCTGTATAAGTTTGTGTTGAAGCAGAGTCAGGAGTTCTCTACGGAAGCCTTGAATGCCCACCAACGTACACTTCGTATGCGCGGGCGTCCTAAGATTGTACTGGCGCGCACCTACCAGGAGGCGATGGAAATTTATCATAAGTATCAGAATAATATATTAGGAGTAATTACCGACGTCCGTTTCCCGAAAGTGGATCGGGGAGAGAAAGACGGTTTGGCAGGTATCAAGTTGTGTGCCGAGATACGTAAAAGCGATCCGTTCGTTCCGTTGATCATCCAGTCCTCCGAGTCGGAGAATGCATCTTATGCAACCAAGTACGGTGCCAGCTTTATCGATAAGAATTCGAAAAAGATGGATGTTGATTTGCGCCGTATCGTTTCCGATGATTTTGGTTTTGGTGATTTTATTTTCCGTAACCCGGCTACCGGAGAAGAGATTGCCCGTGTCCGGAATTTGAAAGAGTTGCAAAACATACTTTTTGCCGTACCTGCGGAATCTTTCCTCTATCATATCAGTCGGAATCATGTGTCGCGTTGGTTCTATTCCCGTGCCATGTTCCCCGTAGCCGAGTTCTTGAAACCGATCACCTGGAATAGTCTTCAAGATGTGGATGCTCACCGGAAAATCATCTTTGAGGCGATTGTGAAGTATCGCAAGATGAAGAACCAGGGAGTCGTGGCCGTGTTTAAGCGGGACCGTTTCGACCGTTATTCCAACTTTGCCCGTATCGGAGATGGCTCTTTGGGAGGAAAGGGGCGTGGACTGGCGTTTATCGACAATATGGTGAAGCGTCATCCGGAGTTTGAAGAGTTTGAGAATGCGCGTGTTGCCATTCCTAAAACGGTGGTGCTTTGTACGGATGTGTTTGATGAATTTATGGATACCAATAATCTGTATCAGATTGCGCTGTCGGATGCGGATGATGCTACGATTCTGAAATACTTCCTGAAGGCAAAGTTGCCCGACCGCTTGGTGGAGGACTTTTTTACTTTCTTTGATGTCGTGAAATCACCGATTGCCATTCGCTCTTCATCTTTGCTTGAAGATTCCCATTATCAGCCGTTTGCCGGAATTTATAGCACCTACATGATTCCTTATCTGGACGATCGGTATGAAATGTTGCGTATGCTTTCCGATGCCATCAAAGGAGTGTATGCTTCGGTCTATTTCCGTGACAGCAAAGCATATATGCAGGCCACTTCGAATGTGATCGATCAGGAGAAGATGGCTGTTATCTTGCAGGAAGTGGTTGGTAACCAATACGGTGATCGTTATTACCCGTCCATGTCCGGTGTGGCACGTTCGCTCAATTATTATCCGCTGGGGGATGAAAAGGCGGAAGAGGGAACGGTTAACCTGGCTTTGGGATTAGGGAAATATATTGTGGACGGCGGCATGACTCTTCGTTTCTCTCCTTATCACCCCAATCAGGTGTTGCAAACCAGTGAAATGGAAATCGCCCTGAAAGAGACACAAACCCGTTTCTATGCTTTGGACATGAAAAATGTCGGACAAGATTTTTCCATCGACGATGGTTTCAATTTGCTGAAACTTCATGTCAAGGAGGCGGAAAGCGATGGTGCCCTGCGTTATATCGCCTCTACGTATGATCCGTATGATCAGATTATCCGGGACGGTTTATATCCCGGAGGGCGTAAAGTGATTACTTTTGCGAATATCCTGCAACATGATGTTTTCCCGTTGGCCCGTATTCTGCAGTTGGTATTGAAATATGGTGAACAGGAGATGCGTCGTCCGGTTGAAATAGAATTTGCGGCTACGATGAGTCGTGAACATGATAAAACCGGAACGTTCTATCTGTTGCAGATACGTCCCATTGTGGACAGCAAAGAGATGCTCGACGAAGATCTGAACGAGATACCGGATGAAGAGGTGATTCTCCGTTCGTATAATTCGTTGGGACACGGTGTCATGAATGAAATTTATGATGTGGTTTATGTAAAGACCGATCATTATAGTGCCTCCAATAATCAGGCAATTGCCTGGGAGATAGAAAAGATCAACCAACAGTTCCTGAACGAAGGAAAGAATTATGTACTTGTAGGTCCGGGACGTTGGGGTAGCAGCGATACATGGCTGGGTATTCCGGTGAAGTGGCCTCATATATCGGCTGCCCGTGTGATTGTGGAAGCCGGTCTGACTAATTACCGAGTAGATCCCAGTCAGGGGACACACTTTTTCCAGAACCTGACCTCTTTCGGGGTGGGATATTTTACGATCAACGCCTTTATGAATGATGGGGTTTATAATCAGGATTTCCTCAATGCACAACCGGCAGTGCAGGAAACGAATTATCTCCGTCATGTTCGCTTTGAAAAGCCTGTGATAGTCAAGATGGACGGTAAGAAGAAGTTGGGAGTCGTCTTGATGCCGGGAACTTAG
- a CDS encoding M24 family metallopeptidase encodes MLQPELKFRRDKIRSLMALQGIDAALITCNANLIYTYGCVVSGYLYLPLHSPALLFFKRPNNITGEHSFSIRKPEQIVDLLKEQGLPMPTKLMLEGDELPYTEYCRLANLFPEAEVVNGTPMIRQARSVKTPIEIEMFRRSGIAHAKAYKQIPSVYRPGMTDIEFSIEIERLMRLQGCLGIFRVFGRSMEIFMGSVLTGDNAGYPSPYDFALGGQGLDPALPGGANKTPLKEGQSVMVDLGGNFNGYMSDMSRVFSIGKLPEEAYTAHQVCLDIQEKIASTARPGIACEVLYDTAVEVVKAAGFADKFMGTGQQAKFIGHGIGLEINEAPVLAPRMKQELEPGMVFALEPKIVLPGVGPVGIENSWVVTNEGIEKLTDCNEEIIELS; translated from the coding sequence ATGCTACAACCCGAATTAAAATTCCGCCGCGATAAGATTCGCAGCCTGATGGCGTTACAAGGCATCGATGCCGCGCTAATCACTTGTAATGCAAATTTAATTTATACGTATGGCTGTGTAGTCAGTGGCTACCTTTACCTCCCTCTTCATTCGCCTGCACTGTTGTTTTTCAAACGCCCTAATAATATCACGGGAGAACACTCGTTCTCTATCCGCAAACCGGAACAAATCGTTGATCTGCTGAAAGAACAAGGATTGCCGATGCCAACCAAACTGATGCTGGAAGGTGACGAACTTCCTTATACAGAATACTGCCGCTTGGCAAACCTCTTCCCTGAAGCGGAAGTGGTAAATGGAACCCCGATGATTCGTCAGGCACGCAGTGTAAAGACTCCTATCGAAATCGAAATGTTCCGCCGCTCGGGCATCGCCCACGCAAAGGCTTATAAGCAGATTCCAAGTGTTTATCGTCCCGGCATGACGGACATCGAGTTTTCCATCGAAATAGAACGCTTGATGCGCCTGCAAGGTTGCCTCGGAATTTTCCGGGTGTTCGGACGCAGCATGGAAATCTTCATGGGCAGTGTGCTGACCGGGGACAATGCCGGATACCCCTCTCCTTATGATTTCGCCTTAGGTGGTCAAGGACTTGACCCGGCCCTTCCGGGAGGGGCCAACAAGACCCCGTTAAAAGAGGGACAAAGTGTCATGGTAGACTTAGGTGGCAACTTCAACGGATACATGAGTGACATGAGCCGTGTATTCTCCATCGGCAAACTGCCCGAAGAGGCTTATACCGCCCATCAGGTTTGTCTGGATATCCAGGAGAAGATTGCTTCCACTGCCAGACCTGGCATTGCTTGTGAAGTGCTTTACGACACAGCAGTCGAAGTGGTCAAAGCAGCCGGATTTGCCGACAAGTTCATGGGTACAGGACAGCAAGCCAAGTTTATCGGGCACGGCATCGGACTCGAAATCAATGAGGCCCCGGTACTCGCCCCCCGCATGAAGCAGGAACTGGAACCGGGAATGGTATTCGCCCTCGAACCGAAAATCGTCCTGCCGGGCGTAGGACCTGTCGGAATAGAAAACTCTTGGGTGGTCACCAATGAAGGAATAGAGAAACTGACTGATTGCAATGAAGAAATCATTGAATTAAGTTAA
- a CDS encoding DUF4925 domain-containing protein, which produces MKKNLFYYLFAVLCTASLFTSCSDEEEGPNPPVNPLVGVYRLSDYETAEFTMAEGEDPIQNFPMAGPLYANWNAGEELFPVAANGMFRMMGAAMLPQVLNTIELKEDGNIVASYIDKPTLQGTDKFMEWAMGGLMGRAFPEKSTITSLAATSGFMTSPTGLATWTESNGKVVVKLNITNILGTALGGQDVSGLEATINQILTGEPAVLKGLLKSLFQIDLTNVTDASIRQLQGWALNGIPMNKKEEGGRTYLYLDKSALDAFMVLRDTGEIDEDLEEPIMKNDLMHVWEALSGANLIPAEAASARALIQMISAYWSMTNSFDLGLDLVKQQ; this is translated from the coding sequence ATGAAAAAGAATTTATTTTATTATCTATTTGCAGTATTATGCACTGCATCATTGTTTACGTCTTGTAGTGATGAGGAAGAGGGTCCTAATCCGCCTGTAAATCCCTTGGTAGGTGTGTATCGTTTAAGTGATTATGAGACAGCGGAATTTACGATGGCGGAAGGAGAGGATCCCATCCAGAATTTTCCAATGGCAGGTCCTTTGTATGCAAACTGGAATGCAGGGGAAGAACTGTTTCCAGTAGCAGCAAATGGAATGTTTCGTATGATGGGAGCAGCTATGCTTCCGCAGGTATTGAATACGATTGAGCTGAAAGAGGATGGAAATATCGTTGCTTCCTATATAGATAAACCGACTTTGCAGGGGACGGATAAATTTATGGAATGGGCTATGGGAGGATTGATGGGGAGAGCGTTTCCCGAGAAATCCACGATTACTTCATTGGCTGCTACCTCAGGTTTTATGACTTCACCCACCGGACTTGCTACATGGACTGAAAGTAATGGTAAAGTGGTGGTGAAACTGAATATTACCAATATTTTAGGTACTGCTCTTGGAGGTCAGGATGTAAGCGGTTTGGAAGCAACCATCAATCAGATACTGACAGGAGAGCCTGCTGTTTTAAAAGGATTATTGAAAAGTTTGTTCCAAATTGATTTGACGAATGTAACTGATGCTTCCATTCGTCAATTGCAGGGATGGGCACTGAACGGTATTCCAATGAATAAGAAGGAAGAAGGTGGAAGAACATATCTGTATTTGGATAAATCGGCTTTGGATGCTTTTATGGTACTTCGTGACACCGGAGAGATAGATGAGGATTTGGAAGAACCGATTATGAAAAACGATTTGATGCATGTATGGGAGGCGTTGTCCGGTGCTAATTTGATTCCGGCAGAGGCTGCCTCAGCACGTGCGCTCATACAGATGATTTCAGCCTACTGGAGTATGACCAATTCCTTTGATCTTGGTTTGGATTTGGTGAAACAACAGTAA
- a CDS encoding arylsulfatase — protein MDYKSISIISGTLLISALSANAQKKNTRPNILFILCDDMGYGDLGCYGQPFIRTPHIDAMAKEGMRFTQAYAGSPVSAPSRASFMTGQHSGHCEVRGNKEYWRNAPIVMYGENEEPSIAGQHPYDPEHIILPEIMKDNGYTTGMFGKWAGGYEGSSSTPDKRGIDEYYGYICQYQAHLYYPNFLNRYSKALGDTGVIRVVMDENIKYPMYGPDYRKRSQYSADMIHKKAMEWLDKQDSQQPFFGILTYTLPHAELVQPEDSILNEYKAKFDPDKVFKGSKGSRYNAITHTHAQFAGMITRLDHYVGDVLKKLKEKGLDENTLVIFSSDNGPHEEGGADPTFFGRDGKLRGLKRQCHEGGIRIPFIARWPGRVPASEVSDHICAFYDLMPTFCDIAGIKNYEKKYRNQEKEVDYFDGISFAPTLLGKKRQKQHDFLYWEFNETNQIAVRMGDWKLIVKKGKPSLYNLKTDIHEDNDIALRHPDMVAKMKAIIFEQHTPNQHFSVTLP, from the coding sequence ATGGATTATAAATCAATCTCCATAATCAGCGGCACACTGCTCATATCCGCTTTATCCGCCAATGCACAGAAAAAGAATACCCGACCGAATATCCTGTTCATTCTTTGTGATGATATGGGATATGGCGATTTGGGATGCTACGGTCAGCCATTCATACGCACCCCTCACATAGATGCGATGGCGAAAGAAGGGATGCGCTTCACACAAGCCTATGCAGGCAGCCCCGTCAGCGCTCCTTCCAGGGCCTCGTTTATGACAGGGCAACACAGCGGTCACTGCGAAGTGCGCGGTAACAAAGAATATTGGAGAAACGCTCCTATCGTCATGTACGGAGAAAACGAAGAACCGTCAATAGCAGGACAGCACCCTTACGACCCGGAACATATCATTTTGCCGGAAATCATGAAGGATAACGGCTATACTACAGGAATGTTCGGCAAATGGGCAGGCGGCTACGAAGGCTCCTCCTCTACTCCCGACAAACGAGGCATAGACGAGTACTATGGCTATATCTGCCAATACCAAGCCCATCTCTACTATCCCAACTTCCTGAACCGTTACAGCAAAGCGTTGGGTGACACCGGAGTAATACGTGTGGTAATGGACGAAAACATCAAATACCCGATGTATGGCCCCGATTACCGGAAACGGTCGCAATATTCCGCCGATATGATTCACAAGAAAGCCATGGAATGGCTGGATAAGCAAGACAGCCAACAACCGTTCTTCGGCATCCTTACCTATACATTACCTCATGCGGAATTGGTTCAGCCGGAAGATTCCATCTTGAACGAATATAAAGCGAAGTTCGACCCGGATAAGGTATTCAAAGGCAGCAAAGGTTCACGCTACAATGCCATCACGCATACACACGCTCAGTTTGCCGGAATGATTACCCGCCTGGACCATTACGTGGGTGACGTTCTGAAAAAGCTGAAAGAGAAAGGACTGGACGAGAACACATTGGTCATCTTCTCCAGTGACAACGGTCCTCACGAGGAAGGCGGAGCCGATCCTACTTTCTTCGGCAGAGACGGAAAGCTGCGCGGACTGAAACGCCAGTGTCACGAAGGCGGCATACGTATTCCGTTTATCGCCCGTTGGCCGGGACGTGTACCTGCCAGTGAGGTGAGCGACCACATTTGTGCTTTCTATGACTTGATGCCTACTTTCTGCGATATAGCCGGCATCAAGAACTACGAGAAGAAATACCGTAACCAGGAAAAAGAGGTCGATTATTTCGACGGTATCTCTTTCGCCCCCACTTTGCTGGGCAAGAAGAGACAGAAACAACACGACTTCCTGTATTGGGAATTCAATGAAACGAATCAAATAGCCGTGCGCATGGGTGACTGGAAACTAATCGTCAAAAAGGGAAAACCATCTCTCTACAATCTGAAAACAGATATTCACGAGGACAACGATATAGCACTCCGACATCCTGATATGGTGGCAAAGATGAAAGCTATCATTTTTGAGCAACATACTCCGAATCAACATTTCTCGGTGACGTTGCCCTAA